The Mesorhizobium loti genome includes a region encoding these proteins:
- a CDS encoding type II toxin-antitoxin system RelE/ParE family toxin → MGFRLSSAAEEDIVGIAEQGVRLFGAVQARQYHDELFAIFDLIAASPRIARERLELAPPMRIHPFKAHLVVYRIEADGGVFIVRVRHGHEDWANEGTR, encoded by the coding sequence GTGGGATTTCGCCTTTCTTCAGCTGCGGAAGAGGACATTGTCGGTATTGCCGAGCAAGGGGTACGCCTGTTCGGCGCTGTGCAGGCCAGACAGTATCATGACGAGTTGTTCGCGATCTTTGACCTGATCGCCGCCAGTCCCCGAATAGCGCGGGAGCGGCTTGAATTGGCGCCACCGATGCGTATCCATCCCTTCAAGGCCCATCTTGTCGTCTACCGGATCGAAGCCGACGGCGGCGTGTTCATTGTCCGGGTGCGCCACGGGCATGAAGATTGGGCGAATGAAGGCACTCGATAG
- a CDS encoding type II toxin-antitoxin system ParD family antitoxin — MATMNVSLPDPMKDWVEAQAETGRYANASDYVRDLIRRDQERNDKIAAMQRFVDDGLRSGIGNRSRDALFTEAVKRAEKTPG, encoded by the coding sequence ATGGCAACAATGAACGTATCATTGCCCGACCCGATGAAGGATTGGGTTGAGGCGCAAGCCGAAACGGGCCGCTACGCCAACGCGAGCGATTATGTGCGCGATTTGATCCGTCGGGATCAGGAGCGCAATGACAAGATTGCCGCCATGCAGCGCTTTGTCGATGATGGCTTGAGGAGTGGCATCGGCAATCGATCCAGGGACGCGCTTTTCACTGAGGCGGTTAAGCGCGCTGAAAAGACACCCGGGTAG
- a CDS encoding ABC transporter permease produces MTAIDERVLELDPEEARRVRQERFERIGRWVLPLAIMILAIWLWDRICVWNAIPQYILPRPGVVLWTLYNDAGLLFSSLLVTLRITFLSLALAVIGGVGLAVLFAQSKWVEMSFFPFAIVLQVTPIVAIFPLINIYVNDQTTKLLLCAWIVAFFPILSNTTLGLNSVDRNLRDMFKLNGATRWQQLRYLRLPAAMPYFLGGLKIAGGLSLIGAVVAEFVAGTTGQSSGLASRIIEAGYRLNAPRLFAALFLISLTGILIFLVLSLISHLILRRWHESALKQER; encoded by the coding sequence ATGACGGCCATTGACGAGCGCGTGCTCGAACTCGACCCCGAGGAAGCGCGCCGCGTGCGCCAGGAGCGGTTCGAGCGGATCGGCCGCTGGGTGCTGCCGCTGGCGATCATGATCCTGGCGATCTGGCTGTGGGATCGCATCTGCGTCTGGAACGCGATTCCGCAATACATCCTGCCGCGCCCCGGCGTGGTGCTGTGGACGCTCTACAACGATGCCGGCCTGCTGTTCTCCTCACTGCTGGTCACCTTGCGCATTACCTTCCTCAGCCTGGCGCTGGCGGTCATCGGCGGGGTCGGGCTGGCGGTGCTGTTCGCGCAATCGAAATGGGTCGAGATGTCGTTCTTCCCCTTCGCCATCGTGCTGCAGGTGACGCCGATCGTGGCGATCTTTCCGCTCATCAACATCTATGTGAACGACCAGACGACCAAGCTTCTGCTGTGCGCCTGGATCGTCGCCTTCTTTCCGATCCTGTCCAACACCACGCTTGGCCTCAACTCCGTCGACCGCAATCTGCGCGACATGTTCAAGCTCAATGGCGCGACGCGCTGGCAGCAATTGCGCTATCTCAGGCTGCCGGCGGCGATGCCCTATTTCCTTGGCGGGCTGAAGATCGCCGGCGGCCTGTCGCTGATCGGCGCCGTGGTGGCCGAGTTCGTCGCCGGCACCACTGGCCAGTCGTCGGGCCTTGCCTCGCGCATCATCGAGGCCGGCTACCGGCTCAACGCGCCGCGGCTGTTCGCGGCGCTGTTCCTGATCTCGCTCACCGGCATTTTGATCTTCCTCGTGCTGTCGCTGATTTCGCATCTCATTTTGCGGCGCTGGCACGAAAGCGCACTGAAGCAGGAGCGGTGA
- a CDS encoding RidA family protein, with the protein MFKFLTPKSIKQPFARYSHGVEVPAGKRLVLCSGQVAITADDQIPEDAGAQAELCFRNIEAVLGEAGLGLQDIVRINAYVTDRAHLRPYMDVRDRLFSSPAPASTLMIVSGFARPEFKVEVEAIAAG; encoded by the coding sequence ATGTTCAAATTCCTCACCCCGAAGTCGATCAAGCAGCCCTTTGCCCGCTACAGCCACGGCGTCGAGGTGCCAGCGGGTAAGCGGCTGGTGCTGTGCTCGGGTCAGGTCGCCATCACCGCGGACGATCAGATACCGGAAGACGCCGGCGCGCAGGCCGAACTTTGTTTCCGCAACATCGAAGCGGTGCTAGGCGAAGCTGGGCTGGGTCTGCAAGACATCGTGCGCATCAACGCCTATGTCACCGACCGCGCGCATCTGCGGCCGTATATGGACGTTCGCGACCGGCTGTTTTCCAGCCCCGCGCCGGCATCGACGCTGATGATCGTCTCGGGATTTGCCCGGCCCGAATTCAAGGTCGAGGTCGAAGCGATCGCGGCCGGGTGA
- a CDS encoding FAD-binding oxidoreductase, which produces MDVSALKRDLEGLKIDDNPAIVQQKSRDFYWYSPVLKQQLDHVTGDLIVTPKTEAELIRVLAACHRHGVPVTPRGSGTGNYGQAMPLSGGVVLNLAEMNEIKSIAPGRVVTGPGAILADIDKATRAHSGQELRLSPSTYNTASIGGFIAGGSGGVGSINFGGLRDFGNVLRLRVVTMEAEPKALELTGEDLHKVTHAYGTNGIITEVEMPLTAAYDWVDVIVGFDAFMDAARYGNALACQDGILTKLITPIAAPVPQLYFKRHQKFFREGQSICVVMVAQHGLDAFLAFTRRAGGEVIYNAATATPDEKKGLPPAYELAWNHTTLRALRVDPSITYLQSLYPFPNQLALVEKMDAMFPGEVFSHLEFVRLDGNITCFGLPLVKFTSEARLDEIVRLHEENGCPIFNPHRYTLEEGGMKQTDAVQLAFKRETDPQGLLNPGKMIAWENPDYDYRSGRTFLFKGLQKAG; this is translated from the coding sequence ATGGACGTTTCGGCGCTCAAACGCGATCTCGAAGGCCTGAAGATCGACGACAATCCGGCCATCGTCCAGCAGAAGAGCCGCGACTTCTATTGGTACAGCCCGGTGCTGAAGCAGCAGCTCGACCATGTCACCGGCGATTTGATCGTGACGCCGAAGACCGAGGCCGAACTGATCCGCGTGCTTGCCGCCTGTCACCGCCACGGCGTGCCGGTGACACCGCGCGGCAGCGGCACCGGCAATTACGGCCAGGCGATGCCGCTCTCCGGCGGCGTCGTGCTCAACCTTGCCGAGATGAACGAGATCAAGTCGATCGCGCCGGGTCGCGTTGTGACCGGACCGGGGGCGATCCTGGCCGATATCGACAAGGCGACGCGGGCGCATTCCGGGCAGGAGCTGCGGCTGTCACCGTCCACCTACAACACCGCCTCGATCGGCGGCTTCATCGCCGGCGGTTCGGGCGGCGTCGGCTCGATCAATTTCGGCGGCCTGCGCGATTTCGGCAATGTGCTGCGGCTGCGCGTGGTGACCATGGAGGCCGAGCCGAAAGCACTCGAACTCACCGGCGAGGACCTGCACAAGGTGACCCATGCCTACGGCACCAACGGCATCATCACCGAAGTCGAGATGCCGCTGACCGCTGCTTATGACTGGGTCGACGTCATCGTCGGCTTCGACGCTTTCATGGATGCGGCCCGCTACGGCAATGCGCTGGCCTGCCAGGACGGCATCCTGACCAAGCTGATCACGCCGATAGCCGCACCCGTGCCGCAGCTCTATTTCAAGCGGCACCAGAAATTCTTCCGGGAAGGGCAGAGCATATGCGTCGTCATGGTGGCGCAGCATGGGCTGGATGCCTTCCTGGCCTTCACCCGGCGTGCCGGCGGCGAGGTGATCTACAATGCAGCCACAGCGACGCCGGATGAGAAAAAGGGCCTGCCGCCGGCCTATGAGCTGGCCTGGAACCACACGACGCTGAGGGCGCTGCGCGTCGATCCTTCGATTACCTATCTGCAGTCGCTCTATCCCTTCCCCAATCAGCTTGCGCTGGTCGAGAAGATGGATGCGATGTTTCCAGGCGAGGTGTTCTCGCATCTGGAATTCGTGCGGCTGGACGGCAACATCACCTGCTTTGGCCTGCCGCTGGTGAAGTTCACCAGCGAGGCGCGGCTCGACGAGATCGTGCGCCTGCATGAGGAGAACGGCTGCCCGATCTTCAATCCGCATCGCTACACGCTGGAAGAGGGCGGCATGAAGCAGACCGACGCGGTGCAGCTTGCCTTCAAGCGCGAGACCGATCCGCAAGGCCTGCTCAACCCAGGCAAGATGATCGCCTGGGAGAACCCGGATTATGATTACCGTTCGGGCCGGACTTTTCTGTTCAAGGGGCTGCAGAAGGCCGGCTGA
- a CDS encoding NAD(P)H-dependent oxidoreductase, which yields MRALVVYCHPVPESFCAAIRDTAVDVLKARGWEVRLLDLYAEKFDPVMGCDERRSYNDQAPQDPALRPHFELLNWAEAILFVYPTWWYGLPAMLKGWLDRVWATDVAFKLPAGKGRIKSLMTHVTRVGVITTCGAPTWWSVVVGQPGRKTLLRGMRALCATRCRTFFLAHYLMDASTPTTRAAFLAKVRAKLERF from the coding sequence ATGCGCGCGCTGGTGGTCTACTGCCATCCGGTGCCCGAGAGCTTTTGCGCCGCCATACGCGACACCGCCGTGGACGTGCTGAAGGCGAGGGGCTGGGAGGTGCGGCTGCTCGACCTCTATGCCGAGAAATTCGACCCAGTGATGGGCTGCGACGAGCGGCGCTCCTACAACGACCAGGCGCCGCAGGATCCAGCGCTGAGGCCGCATTTCGAGCTGCTCAACTGGGCCGAAGCGATCCTGTTCGTCTATCCGACCTGGTGGTACGGGCTGCCGGCGATGCTGAAGGGCTGGCTCGACCGGGTGTGGGCAACGGACGTCGCCTTCAAGCTGCCGGCCGGCAAAGGCCGGATCAAGTCGCTGATGACGCATGTGACCAGGGTCGGCGTCATCACCACTTGCGGTGCGCCGACCTGGTGGAGCGTCGTCGTCGGCCAGCCGGGACGCAAGACCCTTTTGCGCGGCATGCGGGCACTGTGCGCGACGCGCTGCCGGACCTTTTTCCTGGCGCACTATCTGATGGATGCTTCGACGCCGACGACGCGGGCGGCGTTTCTGGCGAAGGTGCGAGCGAAGCTGGAAAGGTTTTGA
- a CDS encoding ABC transporter substrate-binding protein, protein MYGRQKISVAVVALLAASTLGAAANEKVTFGTNWLAEPEHGGYYQSVADGTYAACGLDVTIMQGGPQVSGRPMLLAGKIDFYMGGNLLSAFDAVQQGIPMRVVAADFQKDPQVIMSHPGEGLDKWEDLKNADQYILGDEGVQTFFQWMVIELGFDASKRAPYTYNTAPFLANKKSIQQGYVTSEPFAVKKEGGFVPNQFLLADYGWDTYSTTIEVMQDTIDKKPEVVQCFVDGSAKGWYKYLYGDNKAANDMIKKDNPDMSDEQIAFSIEQMKKFGLADSGDTEKLGIGAMTDERVKSFYDKMVKAKVTPDGIDIKKAYTLTFVNKGVGLDLKK, encoded by the coding sequence ATGTACGGAAGACAGAAGATCTCGGTGGCGGTTGTGGCCTTGCTTGCAGCCAGCACGCTGGGTGCGGCTGCGAATGAAAAAGTCACCTTCGGCACCAACTGGTTGGCCGAGCCGGAACATGGCGGATATTATCAGTCCGTGGCGGACGGCACCTACGCTGCCTGCGGCCTCGACGTCACCATCATGCAGGGCGGTCCGCAGGTCAGCGGCCGGCCGATGCTGCTTGCCGGCAAGATCGATTTCTACATGGGCGGCAATCTGTTGTCGGCTTTCGATGCCGTCCAGCAAGGCATTCCGATGCGCGTGGTGGCGGCGGATTTCCAGAAGGACCCGCAGGTCATCATGTCCCACCCCGGCGAGGGGCTCGACAAATGGGAGGACCTGAAGAACGCCGACCAGTACATATTGGGCGACGAGGGCGTGCAGACCTTCTTCCAGTGGATGGTCATCGAACTCGGCTTCGACGCCTCCAAGCGCGCGCCTTACACCTACAACACCGCTCCCTTCCTCGCCAACAAGAAGTCGATCCAGCAGGGCTACGTCACCTCCGAACCATTCGCGGTCAAGAAGGAGGGCGGCTTCGTGCCGAACCAGTTCCTGCTTGCCGACTATGGCTGGGACACCTACTCGACGACGATCGAGGTGATGCAGGACACGATCGACAAGAAGCCGGAGGTGGTCCAGTGCTTCGTCGATGGCTCGGCCAAGGGTTGGTACAAATATCTCTACGGCGACAACAAGGCCGCCAACGACATGATCAAGAAAGACAATCCCGACATGAGCGACGAGCAGATCGCGTTCTCGATCGAGCAGATGAAGAAGTTCGGCCTGGCCGATTCCGGCGACACCGAAAAGCTCGGCATCGGCGCCATGACCGACGAGCGGGTCAAGAGTTTTTACGACAAGATGGTCAAGGCCAAGGTCACGCCTGACGGCATCGACATCAAGAAGGCCTACACGCTGACCTTCGTCAACAAGGGCGTCGGGCTCGACCTGAAGAAATAG
- a CDS encoding threonine-phosphate decarboxylase, giving the protein MDHGGSLGRARALFPNAMLPFVDLSTGINPHSYPLFDLPATSLSRLPEAARTRDLIEIAASTYGALSPANVAAAPGTQILLPRVASLIAPGKALVLGPTYAEHARAAVIAGHEVTEVGDFADLAGADLAIIVNPNNPDGRVIERDRLLALAAGLRAKGGLLVVDEAFMDVGPREHSLAGDVDRRGIVVLRSFGKFFGLAGLRLGFALSDVATVERLETQFGPWAVAGPALEYGIRALADIGWQDAMRTSLTGESARLDALFGRFGVPVAGGTTLFRYLRLADAAGLFSALGERGILLRHFADRPDVLRAGLPGSELEWQRLESALAEWAARREDRSKGLKQ; this is encoded by the coding sequence GTGGACCATGGTGGAAGTCTTGGCCGGGCGAGGGCGCTTTTCCCCAACGCCATGCTGCCTTTCGTCGACCTCTCGACCGGTATCAATCCGCACTCCTATCCGCTTTTCGACCTGCCCGCCACCTCGCTGTCGCGCTTGCCGGAAGCCGCGCGCACGCGTGACCTGATAGAGATCGCGGCCAGCACCTATGGCGCGCTGTCGCCAGCCAATGTCGCGGCGGCTCCGGGCACGCAAATCCTGTTGCCGCGCGTCGCCTCGCTGATCGCGCCCGGCAAGGCGCTGGTGCTGGGGCCGACCTATGCCGAACATGCCCGCGCGGCAGTGATCGCGGGGCACGAGGTGACCGAGGTTGGCGATTTCGCTGATCTGGCCGGCGCCGACCTTGCCATCATCGTCAATCCGAACAATCCGGACGGACGTGTCATAGAGCGCGACCGGTTGCTGGCTCTGGCCGCCGGATTGCGCGCGAAGGGCGGGCTGCTGGTCGTCGATGAGGCGTTCATGGATGTCGGCCCGCGCGAACACAGCCTCGCGGGCGATGTCGATCGGCGCGGCATCGTCGTGCTGCGGTCGTTCGGCAAGTTCTTCGGTCTGGCCGGCCTGCGGCTTGGATTTGCACTTTCCGACGTTGCGACGGTCGAACGGCTGGAAACGCAATTCGGACCGTGGGCCGTCGCCGGCCCGGCGCTGGAATATGGCATCCGCGCGCTTGCCGATATCGGCTGGCAGGACGCAATGCGGACGTCGCTGACCGGTGAATCGGCGCGGCTCGATGCACTGTTCGGTCGCTTCGGCGTTCCCGTCGCGGGCGGCACCACGCTGTTCCGCTATCTCCGCTTGGCCGATGCGGCCGGCCTGTTTTCCGCACTTGGCGAGCGCGGCATCCTGCTTCGGCATTTTGCCGACCGGCCTGACGTTCTGCGCGCCGGCTTGCCGGGGAGTGAGCTGGAGTGGCAGCGGCTCGAATCCGCTCTTGCCGAATGGGCGGCACGGCGCGAGGATCGATCGAAGGGTTTGAAACAATGA
- a CDS encoding protein tyrosine phosphatase — translation MIHVCSLAKIEETVARTGADRMLSLLAAGTEVVRPASILRENHLHLVMHDIAVAQDGMTMPGEEHVRNLLDFARRWDRARPMLVHCYAGISRSTASAYIIAAALAPKRDEAELARTLRALSPSATPNPRLIAVADALLDRKGRMVEAIESIGRGADAFEGTPFALKIDS, via the coding sequence ATGATCCATGTCTGCTCGCTGGCAAAGATCGAGGAAACGGTGGCCAGGACCGGCGCCGACCGCATGCTGTCGCTGCTCGCCGCCGGCACGGAGGTGGTGCGGCCGGCGTCGATCTTGAGGGAGAACCACCTCCATCTGGTCATGCACGACATTGCGGTGGCGCAGGACGGCATGACCATGCCGGGCGAGGAGCATGTCCGCAACCTGCTCGATTTCGCGCGCCGCTGGGACCGGGCAAGGCCGATGCTCGTGCATTGCTATGCCGGCATCAGCCGCTCGACCGCTTCGGCCTACATCATCGCCGCGGCATTGGCGCCAAAGCGTGACGAGGCCGAGCTGGCGCGGACGCTACGGGCGCTGTCGCCATCGGCGACGCCCAATCCGCGACTGATCGCCGTGGCCGACGCGCTGCTCGATAGAAAGGGCCGCATGGTCGAGGCGATCGAATCGATCGGGCGTGGCGCGGATGCCTTTGAGGGCACGCCCTTCGCGCTGAAGATCGACAGTTAG
- a CDS encoding ABC transporter ATP-binding protein, protein MIREKVAQAPASDVASTLLALRGVGKVFSNGVTALSDVNLTIREGDFLSLLGPSGCGKSTALRLIAGLSTPTSGVLDWRGGGSLDRSNIGFVFQEPTLLPWASVFDNVWLPLRLKGISRAKAAPAVTEMLARVHLTSFEDAVPRELSGGMKMRVSIARAMVTKPRVLLMDEPFAALDEITRFKLNNDLLELWQDERFTVVFVTHSVFESVFLSNRVVVMAARPGRVFDELAIEASYPRDEVFRTSPDYAALCRQTSDVLVQAINSTAGAHHDGH, encoded by the coding sequence ATGATAAGGGAAAAGGTGGCGCAAGCGCCGGCCTCGGACGTTGCTTCGACATTGCTGGCGCTGAGAGGCGTCGGCAAGGTCTTCTCCAACGGCGTGACGGCGCTGAGCGACGTCAACCTGACGATCCGGGAAGGCGATTTCCTCAGCCTGCTCGGGCCGTCGGGTTGCGGCAAGTCGACAGCGCTGCGGCTGATCGCCGGCCTGTCGACGCCAACCTCCGGCGTGCTTGATTGGCGCGGCGGCGGCTCGCTTGACCGCTCGAACATCGGCTTCGTCTTCCAGGAGCCGACGCTGCTGCCCTGGGCCAGCGTCTTCGACAATGTCTGGCTGCCGCTGCGGCTGAAGGGCATCAGCCGCGCCAAGGCGGCACCAGCGGTAACGGAAATGCTGGCGCGGGTTCACCTGACCAGTTTCGAAGACGCGGTGCCACGCGAACTGTCCGGCGGCATGAAGATGCGCGTTTCCATTGCGCGCGCCATGGTCACCAAACCGCGCGTGCTGTTGATGGACGAGCCGTTCGCGGCGCTCGACGAGATCACTCGCTTCAAGCTCAACAACGATCTCTTGGAACTGTGGCAGGACGAACGCTTCACGGTCGTCTTCGTCACCCACAGCGTCTTTGAAAGCGTGTTCCTCTCCAACCGCGTCGTCGTCATGGCGGCGCGGCCGGGCAGAGTGTTCGACGAACTCGCCATCGAGGCCTCCTATCCGCGCGACGAGGTGTTTCGCACCTCGCCTGACTATGCGGCACTGTGCCGTCAGACCTCCGATGTGCTGGTCCAGGCCATCAATTCAACAGCAGGCGCGCATCATGACGGCCATTGA
- a CDS encoding cytosine deaminase, with translation MTSAVIPETGQFVLSNVRVHASVTPDLATTFDSDGFALADIAVADGKVAGIIAHGRAAVPADAVDLGGRIVLPCFVDCHTHIDKGHIWPRKPNPDGTFMGALNAAGADRVARWSAEDLAKRMDFSLRSAYAHGTRALRTHLDSVAPQEEISWPVFETMRETWRGRIELQGACLLGIEGVRDRKWFDRLAKRVAAAKGVLGVVTYMVPDLEELLDHVFAQAIKHGLDLDFHADETDDISAISLKKIAEAAIWNGFEGKILVGHCCSLARQPDLDVLDTLDKVAKAGLAVVSLPMCNLYLQDRRGDGTTPRWRGVTLLHEMKARGIPVAVASDNTRDPFYAYGDLDMLEVYRMATRILHFDHPVADWPQAVTATPAKVMRLDGFGTLAAGGDADFILFKGRSWTELLSRPESDRIVVRAGRAIDRQLPDYAELDELMVE, from the coding sequence ATGACCTCCGCAGTCATTCCAGAAACCGGCCAATTCGTACTTTCCAACGTTCGGGTTCATGCATCCGTTACGCCCGACCTTGCCACCACCTTCGACAGCGATGGCTTTGCGCTTGCCGACATAGCCGTCGCTGACGGCAAGGTCGCAGGCATCATCGCGCATGGGCGTGCAGCAGTGCCGGCGGACGCTGTCGATCTTGGCGGCCGCATCGTGCTGCCATGCTTCGTCGACTGCCACACGCATATCGACAAGGGTCATATCTGGCCGCGAAAACCCAATCCCGACGGCACCTTCATGGGCGCGCTGAATGCCGCCGGCGCCGACCGCGTCGCGCGCTGGAGCGCCGAGGACCTTGCCAAACGCATGGATTTCTCGCTGCGCTCAGCCTACGCGCATGGCACCAGGGCGCTGCGCACTCACCTCGACAGCGTCGCGCCGCAGGAGGAAATCTCCTGGCCGGTGTTCGAGACGATGCGCGAGACATGGCGCGGCCGCATCGAATTGCAGGGCGCCTGCCTGCTCGGCATCGAGGGCGTGCGCGACAGGAAATGGTTCGACAGGCTGGCAAAAAGGGTTGCCGCGGCCAAAGGCGTGCTCGGTGTGGTCACCTATATGGTGCCGGATCTCGAAGAGCTGCTCGACCATGTCTTCGCGCAAGCCATCAAGCATGGCCTCGATCTCGATTTCCATGCCGACGAGACCGACGACATTTCCGCCATATCGCTGAAGAAGATCGCCGAGGCGGCAATCTGGAATGGCTTCGAAGGCAAGATCCTTGTCGGCCATTGCTGTTCGCTGGCGCGCCAGCCGGACCTCGATGTGCTCGACACGCTGGACAAGGTGGCGAAGGCCGGGCTCGCCGTCGTCTCGCTGCCGATGTGCAATCTCTATCTGCAGGATCGGCGCGGCGACGGCACCACGCCGCGCTGGCGTGGCGTGACGCTGCTGCACGAGATGAAGGCGAGGGGCATTCCGGTGGCGGTCGCTTCCGACAACACGCGTGATCCCTTCTACGCCTATGGCGATCTCGACATGCTGGAGGTCTACCGCATGGCGACGCGCATCCTGCACTTCGATCATCCGGTCGCCGACTGGCCGCAAGCCGTCACCGCGACGCCCGCCAAGGTGATGCGGCTCGACGGTTTCGGCACGCTGGCCGCCGGCGGCGATGCCGATTTCATCCTGTTCAAAGGTCGAAGCTGGACGGAATTGCTGTCGCGGCCCGAATCGGATCGCATCGTCGTGCGCGCTGGGCGCGCGATCGACCGGCAACTGCCCGACTATGCCGAACTCGACGAACTGATGGTGGAATGA
- a CDS encoding creatininase family protein, translated as MNETKRRVWWGDYRTTEYASIDPEATIAVLPVAAIEQHGPHLPVSTDTSIMNGMLDTVISRLPDDLDIRILPVQAVGKSNEHLHAPGTLTLPATTLVEAWTELGLSIARAGVRKLIVVNSHGGNEEIMGIVTRELRVRENMLAVKTSWQRFGRPAGMYTELEDRHGIHGGDVETSLMLHFRPDLVDMGKSDNFVSNVAKAEKEFSLLRHTGTHAFAWIASDLNPNGVVGDASIATSEKGRLTAEYQADGFISLLRDVRKAKLAEWLK; from the coding sequence ATGAACGAAACAAAAAGACGTGTGTGGTGGGGCGACTACCGGACCACCGAATACGCCTCGATCGACCCGGAGGCGACCATCGCCGTGCTGCCGGTGGCGGCGATCGAGCAGCATGGTCCGCATCTGCCGGTTTCGACCGACACTTCGATCATGAACGGCATGCTCGACACTGTCATTTCGCGCCTGCCCGACGACCTCGACATCCGTATCCTGCCGGTGCAGGCGGTGGGCAAGTCGAACGAGCATCTTCACGCGCCGGGCACTCTTACTCTGCCGGCAACGACGCTGGTTGAAGCCTGGACCGAACTTGGCCTCTCGATCGCGCGCGCCGGCGTGCGCAAGCTGATCGTCGTCAATTCGCATGGCGGCAATGAAGAGATCATGGGCATCGTCACGCGCGAACTGCGCGTGCGCGAAAACATGCTGGCCGTGAAGACCAGCTGGCAGCGCTTCGGCCGCCCGGCCGGCATGTACACCGAACTTGAGGACCGCCACGGCATCCATGGCGGCGATGTCGAGACCTCGCTGATGCTGCATTTCCGACCCGATCTTGTCGACATGGGCAAATCAGACAATTTCGTTTCCAACGTCGCGAAGGCCGAGAAGGAATTCTCGCTGCTGCGCCACACCGGCACCCACGCCTTCGCCTGGATCGCCAGCGACCTCAACCCGAACGGCGTGGTCGGCGACGCCAGCATTGCGACATCAGAAAAGGGCCGGCTGACGGCAGAATATCAGGCCGACGGTTTCATCAGCCTGCTGCGGGATGTGCGCAAGGCGAAACTCGCAGAGTGGTTGAAGTAG